In a genomic window of Gloeothece verrucosa PCC 7822:
- a CDS encoding class I SAM-dependent methyltransferase, translating to MSDKLKPDWAGEDFISRFVNLMIQTKPVYRLMKHQARQVIINTAKKNGIDWQEICQNLEKSVTKGLLAEMTNPNITYPDYYLVPFHAYDEGNLCWQAALEAIPATQSLGIRVWKGEKLSWEVAQARLRSSFHQVLGRYSSPIVRDILDLGCSVGISTKELHRYYLKRQDPHPLQTRGLDLSPYMLAVAQVTDEKEEIAQWVHGLAEKTDFPDNSFDVITLQFVLHELPRHASLAIFTEVKRLLRPGGVFGMIDNNPRSKVIQNLPPALFMLMKSTEPWSDDYYTFNVEQSLIELGFDYQTTVESDPRHRTIVATKPL from the coding sequence ATGTCGGATAAGCTTAAACCCGACTGGGCTGGTGAAGACTTCATCTCTCGCTTTGTTAATTTGATGATTCAAACCAAGCCGGTTTATCGTCTGATGAAACACCAAGCTCGGCAAGTCATTATTAATACTGCCAAAAAAAATGGCATTGATTGGCAAGAAATCTGCCAAAATTTAGAAAAATCGGTCACAAAAGGGTTATTAGCCGAAATGACTAACCCTAATATCACTTATCCCGATTATTATCTCGTTCCCTTTCATGCCTATGACGAGGGGAATCTATGTTGGCAAGCCGCTTTAGAAGCCATTCCGGCCACGCAATCTTTAGGCATTCGGGTATGGAAAGGGGAGAAATTGTCTTGGGAAGTAGCACAAGCTCGTTTACGCTCAAGTTTTCATCAGGTCTTAGGGCGTTACAGTTCTCCTATCGTTAGGGACATTTTAGATTTAGGTTGTTCTGTAGGTATTTCCACAAAAGAACTTCATCGTTACTACTTAAAACGGCAAGACCCTCATCCTCTACAAACTCGAGGACTAGATTTATCTCCTTATATGTTAGCGGTTGCCCAAGTAACCGACGAAAAGGAAGAAATTGCTCAATGGGTTCATGGTTTAGCTGAAAAAACCGATTTTCCCGATAATTCCTTTGATGTTATTACCCTGCAATTTGTTCTTCATGAATTGCCGCGTCATGCTAGTTTAGCTATCTTTACAGAAGTAAAGCGCCTTTTACGTCCTGGGGGAGTTTTTGGCATGATTGATAATAATCCACGCTCAAAAGTCATTCAAAATCTTCCACCAGCCCTATTTATGTTGATGAAAAGTACAGAACCCTGGAGTGATGATTATTATACCTTTAATGTAGAACAATCCCTCATAGAGTTAGGCTTTGACTATCAAACTACTGTTGAAAGCGATCCTCGTCATCGCACTATCGTAGCCACTAAGCCATTATAG